One part of the Homo sapiens chromosome 19, GRCh38.p14 Primary Assembly genome encodes these proteins:
- the LOC124900420 gene encoding uncharacterized protein LOC124900420: MGGFSSLDSCKEGPPGLSRIARESTKDRWEISLPLIATKRLLPGLSHVARESTKDRWETSLPSVSAKRVPPGLSPVARESTKDRWEISLPLIATKRLLPGFSHVARESTKDRWEISLPLIATKRLLPGLSHVARESTKDRWETSLPSVSAKRVPPGLSPVARESTKDRWEISLPLIATKRLLPGFSHVARESTKDRWEISLPLIATKRLLPGLSHVARESTKDRWETSLPLIATKRLLPGLSHVARESTKDRWETSLPSVSAKRVPPGLSPVARESTKDRWEISLPLIATKRLLPGLSHVARESTKDRWEISLPLIATKRLLPGLSHVACLSSSPWHPQCPFYIKKCQLDHTIYPHPLLQSCLNPPVETHQL, from the coding sequence ATGGGAGGTTTCTCTTCCCTCGATAGCTGCAAAGAGGGTCCCCCTGGCCTCTCCCGCATCGCCAGAGAAAGTACTAAGGACAGATGGGAGATTTCTCTTCCCTTGATAGCTACAAAGAGgctcctccctggcctctcccacgTCGCCAGAGAAAGTACTAAGGACAGATGGGAGACTTCTCTTCCCTCGGTATCTGCAAAGAGGGTCCCCCCCGGCCTCTCCCCTGTTGCCAGAGAAAGTACTAAGGACAGATGGGAGATTTCTCTTCCCTTGATAGCTACAAAGAGGCTCCTCCCTGGCTTCTCCCACGTCGCCAGAGAAAGTACTAAGGACAGATGGGAGATTTCTCTTCCCTTGATAGCTACAAAGAGgctcctccctggcctctcccacgTCGCCAGAGAAAGTACTAAGGACAGATGGGAGACTTCTCTTCCCTCGGTATCTGCAAAGAGGGTCCCCCCCGGCCTCTCCCCTGTTGCCAGAGAAAGTACTAAGGACAGATGGGAGATTTCTCTTCCCTTGATAGCTACAAAGAGGCTCCTCCCTGGCTTCTCCCACGTCGCCAGAGAAAGTACTAAGGACAGATGGGAGATTTCTCTTCCCTTGATAGCTACAAAGAGgctcctccctggcctctcccacgTCGCCAGAGAAAGTACTAAGGACAGATGGGAGACTTCTCTTCCCTTGATAGCTACAAAGAGgctcctccctggcctctcccacgTCGCCAGAGAAAGTACTAAGGACAGATGGGAGACTTCTCTTCCCTCGGTATCTGCAAAGAGGGTCCCCCCCGGCCTCTCCCCTGTTGCCAGAGAAAGTACTAAGGACAGATGGGAGATTTCTCTTCCCTTGATAGCTACAAAGAGgctcctccctggcctctcccacgTCGCCAGAGAAAGTACTAAGGACAGATGGGAGATTTCTCTTCCCTTGATAGCTACAAAGAGgctcctccctggcctctcccacgTCGCCTGCCTTTCATCCTCTCCCTGGCATCCCCAGTGccctttttacattaaaaaatgtcaACTCGATCATACGATATACCCCCACCCCCTGCTGCAGTCCTGCTTAAATCCACCAGTGGAAACTCACCAACTATGA